Proteins encoded in a region of the Prunus persica cultivar Lovell chromosome G4, Prunus_persica_NCBIv2, whole genome shotgun sequence genome:
- the LOC18778285 gene encoding negative regulator of systemic acquired resistance SNI1 translates to MERPGSMRTVGGGIEENILAILDSSEAKDTLDAFEDRVAFIEAVRAASIVAKNGTPPTYKMYEAIFSILRIGKSLELTMASFQLLNELDKRFPRVNSSDVDKSNSSSSVPELIMVQEVGFPFVFSSENASRERGAANNSEGPVDSSGFQLLIQDLADATDEGNLRASETKSLTNMLLFQYLVTVFEGDFRPRNSVYEDTMNWVVLRESLLNMLLVSRKVNYKSLMKDCLTIMCKLYQNCAGFTDDLICSENSAAQPAENFDTAAAISLLEVGKHTCIAMQKFLIMIMELDVSKKSAEMQGSTTRADGVRTPLVEIILDELTYNRDIISPFLQVFNEPKWKLEVVVQYLWKYIGKPSVRTRRSNSPTDNASFSGALKCFSNITSTKSTLKKIRTEVVQLLLAHGFQAHLSLQSEHHPVEDTSASNEERSCSLLIEICKNIISAFKNMKTADKQMEILSLGKEALFTAATIISAKS, encoded by the exons ATGGAGAGGCCTGGCAGTATGAGAACCGTGGGAGGAGGGATCGAAGAGAACATATTGGCAATCCTCGACTCTTCTGAAGCTAAAGACACTCTGGACGCCTTCGAGGATA GAGTCGCTTTTATCGAAGCTGTTCGTGCTGCTTCCATTGTAGCAAAAAATGGAACTCCACCTACCTA TAAAATGTATGAGGCAATCTTCTCCATCTTGAGGATTGGAAAGTCTCTAGAATTGACTATGGCAAGTTTTCAGCTTTTGAATGAGTTAGATAAG CGTTTCCCTCGGGTAAATTCTTCTGATGTGGataaatcaaattcatcaaGCAGTGTGCCTGAACTAATCATGGTTCAAGAG GTTGGGTTTCCATTCGTTTTCAGCTCCGAAAATGCTAGCCGTGAGAGGGGAGCTGCTAATAACTCAGAGGGACCAGTTGACTCATCA GGTTTCCAACTTTTGATACAAGACCTTGCTGACGCAACCGATGAAGGAAACTTACGAGCATCAGAAACAAAG TCCTTAACAAACATGCTATTGTTTCAATACCTAGTTACCGTTTTTGAAGGAGATTTTCGACCACGTAACAGTGTCTATGAAG ATACCATGAACTGGGTAGTTCTGAGAGAGTCTTTACTGAACATGCTTCTG GTGTCAAGAAAAGTAAACTACAAAAGCTTGATGAAGGATTGCTTGACCATTATGTGTAAACTGTATCAAAACTGTGCTGGATTCACCGACGATCTGATATGTTCAGAGAATTCTGCGGCACAACCAGCTGAAAATTTTGATACTGCTGCTGCAATTTCTTTACTTGAGGTAGGAAAGCATACCTGCATAGCCATGCAGAAGTTTCTAATAATG ATAATGGAGCTTGATGTGTCCAAGAAGAGTGCAGAGATGCAAGGTTCTACTACCCGAGCTGATGGTGTCAG AACTCCTCTGGTGGAGATAATTCTGGACGAGCTAACATACAATAGAGATATTATTTCCCCATTTCTTCAg GTTTTCAATGAACCTAAATGGAAGCTTGAGGTAGTTGTGCAGTACTTGTGGAAATACATTGgtaag CCTTCTGTTCGCACTCGTAGGTCAAACAGTCCTACGGACAATGCATCATTCAGTGGAGCATTGAAGTGCTTTTCAAATATCACCAGCACAAAAAGTACCTTAAAAAAGATTAGGACAGAAGTAGTTCAGTTGTTGTTAGCACATGGCTTTCAG GCTCATTTGTCGCTTCAAAGTGAGCACCATCCTGTTGAAGACACCTCTGCTTCCAATGAAGAAAGAAGTTGCAGCTTGCTTATTGAGATATGCAAGAATATAATATCTgcatttaaaaatatgaagaCAGCAGACAA GCAGATGGAGATTTTGTCACTTGGAAAGGAAGCACTATTTACGGCAGCTACTATCATATCAGCAAAGTCATAG
- the LOC18780840 gene encoding glutamate receptor 2.7 isoform X2 has protein sequence MSYINKLCGKGSAIYFTQSKFQNPMSFPFTTANTVHRLWILFPVLIILSYGYGLGALNSSDVTNVGAIINFNSRIGKEQKAAMEVAAEDFNNRSKTHKLILHFRDSGRDPFRAASAAEELIKEKKVEAIVGMETWQEAAQVADHAGNQSKVPVISFAAPTITPPLMQRRWPHLIRMATDASAQMKCIADLVSAYHWKRVVVIYEDDGYGGAVGTLAVLSEALRDVGSKIEHRLILPRVSSLSNPNWVELEELLKLPFIQSRVFIVLQSSLSTVTHLFRVAKKMELVGRDSAWIITESIVSLLDSLDSSDMSTMEGTLGTKTYYAKNTNSYAKFQNEFQTKFSEEDNSKPGIYALRAFDTMTIITQALRRMTSNSSTSNLQELFNTLFNNYTGLSGKMYFKEGGVLLYSPKFRIINIVDGKTDKELISWTPEVGFSPSLVNQGTNSSNGVGIIWPGNVTSAPKGWAMPTDEKKMRILVPGITSFYKFVKVDWSRQDSDEKKFDGFCIALFKMIVSNLSYSLPYEIEARNGSYDSLINLVQDKTYDAVVGDITVLSERLEKVDFTQPYLESGLSMIVPENYEESTWLFLKPFTWQMWVVTGGILIYTTLIVWFLERPSNPEFGGRFKDQIRTATWFTFSSLFFAHREKIYSNLTRVVVIEWLFVVLILSSSYTANLSSMLTIKGLNPNVTGIETLKRTNAKIGSDADSFILNYLEVVLGFKNSNIIEVGPQYNVDDFKSKRISAAFLELPYAEVFINQNCKGHSSKALQ, from the exons ATGTCATATATAAACAAGCTATGTGGGAAAGGTTCTGCCATCTACTTTACACAATCAAAGTTTCAAAACCCGATGTCTTTTCCTTTCACCACAGCTAATACAGTCCATAGACTTTGGATCTTGTTTCCTGTGCTCATTATTCTCTCCTATGGTTATGGACTTGGAGCGCTAAATAGCAGCGATGTCACCAACGTTGGCGCAATCATTAATTTCAACTCCCGTATTGGGAAAGAACAGAAAGCTGCCATGGAAGTTGCAGCTGAGGACTTCAACAACCGTTCAAAGACTCATAAGCTAATCCTTCATTTTCGAGACTCCGGCAGAGATCCCTTTCGTGCTGCTTCTGCTG CTGAAGAGCtgataaaggaaaagaaagtagAAGCGATAGTTGGCATGGAGACTTGGCAAGAAGCAGCTCAAGTAGCTGATCATGCAGGAAACCAATCTAAAGTTCCAGTGATTTCATTTGCAGCACCAACTATAACCCCGCCCCTAATGCAACGCCGCTGGCCTCATTTGATACGAATGGCAACAGATGCTTCTGCTCAAATGAAATGCATTGCTGATTTAGTTTCTGCCTACCATTGGAAAAGGGTTGTTGTAATATACGAAGACGATGGCTATGGTGGTGCTGTAGGGACGCTAGCTGTTTTATCTGAGGCTCTTCGAGACGTTGGTTCAAAGATTGAGCACCGTTTGATTCTCCCACGAGTTTCTTCTCTGTCTAACCCAAATTGGGTTGAGCTAGAAGAGCTATTGAAGCTTCCCTTCATACAGTCTCGGGTATTTATTGTTCTTCAGTCATCTTTATCTACAGTTACTCATCTGTTCAGGGTGGCTAAGAAGATGGAACTTGTAGGAAGAGACTCAGCTTGGATAATCACAGAGAGTATTGTTAGTTTGCTTGACTCTCTTGACAGCTCTGATATGTCCACTATGGAAGGCACTTTAGGAACCAAGACCTATTATGCCAAAAATACTAATTCTTATGCCAAGTTCCAGAATGAATtccaaacaaaattttcagaagAAGATAACTCCAAGCCAGGAATTTATGCTCTTCGAGCATTCGATACGATGACAATCATTACACAGGCCCTAAGAAGAATGACTAGTAACAGTTCTACTAGTAACCTTCAGGAGCTGTTTAACACATTGTTCAACAACTACACCGGTCTAAGTGGGAAAATGTACTTTAAAGAAGGTGGGGTGCTGTTGTATTCTCCTAAGTTCAGGATCATAAATATTGTGGATGGGAAGACAGACAAAGAATTAATCTCTTGGACACCAGAGGTTGGGTTCTCACCAAGCCTTGTTAACCAAGGCACAAACAGCAGTAATGGTGTTGGCATAATTTGGCCCGGGAATGTAACAAGTGCTCCCAAGGGCTGGGCTATGCCTactgatgagaagaaaatgagaattcTGGTTCCAGGTATAACTTCCTTCTACAAATTTGTGAAGGTTGATTGGTCCAGGCAGGACTCAGATGAGAAGAAATTTGATGGTTTCTGCATTGCGCTTTTCAAAATGATAGTTAGTAATTTGAGTTATTCTCTGCCATATGAAATTGAAGCAAGAAATGGCTCCTATGATAGTCTGATAAATCTGGTCCAAGATAAG ACTTATGATGCTGTGGTTGGTGATATAACCGTACTATCGGAACGACTGGAGAaagtggatttcactcagcCATATCTGGAGTCTGGTTTGTCAATGATTGTTCCAGAAAACTATGAGGAGTCAACATGGTTATTTCTGAAGCCTTTTACTTGGCAAATGTGGGTGGTGACCGGTGGCATTTTGATCTACACAACGTTGATAGTGTGGTTCCTGGAGCGCCCATCCAATCCAGAATTTGGTGGCCGTTTTAAGGATCAAATTCGCACAGCAACTTGGTTCACCTTCTCGTCTTTGTTCTTTGCTCACA GAGAGAAAATCTACAGCAACTTGACTAGAGTAGTTGTTATAGAGTGGCTGTTTGTTGTATTGATCCTAAGCTCAAGCTACACTGCTAATCTGTCCTCAATGCTTACCATCAAAGGACTGAACCCGAATGTAACAGGCATTGAAACGCTGAAGAGAACCAACGCAAAAATTGGTTCTGATGCAGATTCTTTTATCCTGAACTACCTGGAGGTTGTTCTTGGATTCAAAAATAGCAACATCATCGAAGTAGGCCCCCAATACAATGTGGACGACTTCAAGAGCAAACGTATATCTGCTGCCTTTCTTGAACTCCCATATGCAGAAGTGTTCATCAACCAGAACTGCAAGGG GCATTCCAGCAAGGCTCTCCAATAG
- the LOC18780840 gene encoding glutamate receptor 2.7 isoform X1 yields MSYINKLCGKGSAIYFTQSKFQNPMSFPFTTANTVHRLWILFPVLIILSYGYGLGALNSSDVTNVGAIINFNSRIGKEQKAAMEVAAEDFNNRSKTHKLILHFRDSGRDPFRAASAAEELIKEKKVEAIVGMETWQEAAQVADHAGNQSKVPVISFAAPTITPPLMQRRWPHLIRMATDASAQMKCIADLVSAYHWKRVVVIYEDDGYGGAVGTLAVLSEALRDVGSKIEHRLILPRVSSLSNPNWVELEELLKLPFIQSRVFIVLQSSLSTVTHLFRVAKKMELVGRDSAWIITESIVSLLDSLDSSDMSTMEGTLGTKTYYAKNTNSYAKFQNEFQTKFSEEDNSKPGIYALRAFDTMTIITQALRRMTSNSSTSNLQELFNTLFNNYTGLSGKMYFKEGGVLLYSPKFRIINIVDGKTDKELISWTPEVGFSPSLVNQGTNSSNGVGIIWPGNVTSAPKGWAMPTDEKKMRILVPGITSFYKFVKVDWSRQDSDEKKFDGFCIALFKMIVSNLSYSLPYEIEARNGSYDSLINLVQDKTYDAVVGDITVLSERLEKVDFTQPYLESGLSMIVPENYEESTWLFLKPFTWQMWVVTGGILIYTTLIVWFLERPSNPEFGGRFKDQIRTATWFTFSSLFFAHREKIYSNLTRVVVIEWLFVVLILSSSYTANLSSMLTIKGLNPNVTGIETLKRTNAKIGSDADSFILNYLEVVLGFKNSNIIEVGPQYNVDDFKSKRISAAFLELPYAEVFINQNCKGYTSTAPNYRFGGFSFAFQQGSPIARDFTKAILELLENGELKKLQTRWLTTPEGECSNNATSNTPESLSLKNFSGLFIITSVTSTLCLLLSLVILMRKRQQQEADQGNASPSPSDGSLWNRTVRIAGFINQSLSIPKGAPSFANVEEWSSPLRWDYTSTSNTPEHPQAFMEPAQIEFIPQESIEQRQ; encoded by the exons ATGTCATATATAAACAAGCTATGTGGGAAAGGTTCTGCCATCTACTTTACACAATCAAAGTTTCAAAACCCGATGTCTTTTCCTTTCACCACAGCTAATACAGTCCATAGACTTTGGATCTTGTTTCCTGTGCTCATTATTCTCTCCTATGGTTATGGACTTGGAGCGCTAAATAGCAGCGATGTCACCAACGTTGGCGCAATCATTAATTTCAACTCCCGTATTGGGAAAGAACAGAAAGCTGCCATGGAAGTTGCAGCTGAGGACTTCAACAACCGTTCAAAGACTCATAAGCTAATCCTTCATTTTCGAGACTCCGGCAGAGATCCCTTTCGTGCTGCTTCTGCTG CTGAAGAGCtgataaaggaaaagaaagtagAAGCGATAGTTGGCATGGAGACTTGGCAAGAAGCAGCTCAAGTAGCTGATCATGCAGGAAACCAATCTAAAGTTCCAGTGATTTCATTTGCAGCACCAACTATAACCCCGCCCCTAATGCAACGCCGCTGGCCTCATTTGATACGAATGGCAACAGATGCTTCTGCTCAAATGAAATGCATTGCTGATTTAGTTTCTGCCTACCATTGGAAAAGGGTTGTTGTAATATACGAAGACGATGGCTATGGTGGTGCTGTAGGGACGCTAGCTGTTTTATCTGAGGCTCTTCGAGACGTTGGTTCAAAGATTGAGCACCGTTTGATTCTCCCACGAGTTTCTTCTCTGTCTAACCCAAATTGGGTTGAGCTAGAAGAGCTATTGAAGCTTCCCTTCATACAGTCTCGGGTATTTATTGTTCTTCAGTCATCTTTATCTACAGTTACTCATCTGTTCAGGGTGGCTAAGAAGATGGAACTTGTAGGAAGAGACTCAGCTTGGATAATCACAGAGAGTATTGTTAGTTTGCTTGACTCTCTTGACAGCTCTGATATGTCCACTATGGAAGGCACTTTAGGAACCAAGACCTATTATGCCAAAAATACTAATTCTTATGCCAAGTTCCAGAATGAATtccaaacaaaattttcagaagAAGATAACTCCAAGCCAGGAATTTATGCTCTTCGAGCATTCGATACGATGACAATCATTACACAGGCCCTAAGAAGAATGACTAGTAACAGTTCTACTAGTAACCTTCAGGAGCTGTTTAACACATTGTTCAACAACTACACCGGTCTAAGTGGGAAAATGTACTTTAAAGAAGGTGGGGTGCTGTTGTATTCTCCTAAGTTCAGGATCATAAATATTGTGGATGGGAAGACAGACAAAGAATTAATCTCTTGGACACCAGAGGTTGGGTTCTCACCAAGCCTTGTTAACCAAGGCACAAACAGCAGTAATGGTGTTGGCATAATTTGGCCCGGGAATGTAACAAGTGCTCCCAAGGGCTGGGCTATGCCTactgatgagaagaaaatgagaattcTGGTTCCAGGTATAACTTCCTTCTACAAATTTGTGAAGGTTGATTGGTCCAGGCAGGACTCAGATGAGAAGAAATTTGATGGTTTCTGCATTGCGCTTTTCAAAATGATAGTTAGTAATTTGAGTTATTCTCTGCCATATGAAATTGAAGCAAGAAATGGCTCCTATGATAGTCTGATAAATCTGGTCCAAGATAAG ACTTATGATGCTGTGGTTGGTGATATAACCGTACTATCGGAACGACTGGAGAaagtggatttcactcagcCATATCTGGAGTCTGGTTTGTCAATGATTGTTCCAGAAAACTATGAGGAGTCAACATGGTTATTTCTGAAGCCTTTTACTTGGCAAATGTGGGTGGTGACCGGTGGCATTTTGATCTACACAACGTTGATAGTGTGGTTCCTGGAGCGCCCATCCAATCCAGAATTTGGTGGCCGTTTTAAGGATCAAATTCGCACAGCAACTTGGTTCACCTTCTCGTCTTTGTTCTTTGCTCACA GAGAGAAAATCTACAGCAACTTGACTAGAGTAGTTGTTATAGAGTGGCTGTTTGTTGTATTGATCCTAAGCTCAAGCTACACTGCTAATCTGTCCTCAATGCTTACCATCAAAGGACTGAACCCGAATGTAACAGGCATTGAAACGCTGAAGAGAACCAACGCAAAAATTGGTTCTGATGCAGATTCTTTTATCCTGAACTACCTGGAGGTTGTTCTTGGATTCAAAAATAGCAACATCATCGAAGTAGGCCCCCAATACAATGTGGACGACTTCAAGAGCAAACGTATATCTGCTGCCTTTCTTGAACTCCCATATGCAGAAGTGTTCATCAACCAGAACTGCAAGGGGTATACTTCCACTGCACCAAACTACAGATTTGGAGGATTCAGCTTT GCATTCCAGCAAGGCTCTCCAATAGCCAGGGATTTCACTAAGGCCATTCTAGAGCTATTGGAGAATGGAGAACTGAAGAAACTTCAAACACGTTGGCTGACCACACCCGAGGGGGAGTGTTCAAACAATGCAACTTCAAACACACCAGAAAGCTTGAGCCTCAAGAATTTCTCCGGCCTCTTTATAATAACCAGCGTTACTTCCACCCTTTGTTTGCTCCTATCTCTTGTTATCTTGATGAGGAAGCGTCAGCAGCAAGAAGCAGACCAAGGCAATGCAAGTCCAAGTCCAAGTGATGGAAGTCTTTGGAACAGAACTGTTAGAATAGCAGGATTTATTAATCAAAGTCTTAGCATTCCAAAGGGAGCTCCATCTTTTGCTAATGTAGAGGAATGGAGTTCTCCATTAAGGTGGGATTATACCTCCACTTCCAACACTCCTGAGCATCCACAGGCCTTTATGGAGCCAGCACAAATTGAATTCATTCCACAGGAATCTATAGAACAAAGGCAatag
- the LOC18779820 gene encoding ATP synthase mitochondrial F1 complex assembly factor 1 translates to MRRASRIISLPASNFIAHASSSACAVNKHSFTTLTAQQNHHNLHLQSFPGDFLKWGSLGFFRTSSFATGFAPLKPKPLGSIIDVERVKDRSAEDIASAWDDFHLGRGHIGASMKANLYHLLEHRAAECRYFVIPLWRGGGYTTMFAQVQTPHMLFTGLEDYKAKGTQAAPYFAVTYYNEFAESKDMVLIRGDVVMPSKLSDSEAKWLLETTQSFYVNDTRYKLVERFNRQTHDFEFKDVLQALEIPNL, encoded by the exons ATGCGAAGAGCCTCAAGGATCATTTCACTACCAGCTTCGAATTTCATCGCCcatgcttcttcttctgcttgcGCTGTAAACAAACACTCCTTCACTACGTTGACTGCGCAACAAAATCATCACAACCTGCACCTGCAATCGTTTCCTGGAGATTTTCTGAAATGGGGTTCGCTTGGTTTCTTTAGGACGTCGAGCTTTGCTACTGGGTTCGCGCCCTTGAAGCCTAAGCCGTTGGGGTCCATTATTGATGTTGAGAGGGTTAAGGATCGCTCAGCCGAGGACATCGCTTCAGCTTGGGACGAT TTTCACCTGGGAAGAGGTCATATTGGTGCATCCATGAAAGCAAACCTGTATCACCTGCTGGAGCATAGAGCAGCGGAATG CCGGTATTTTGTCATTCCCTTGTGGAGAGGAGGTGGTTATACTACAATGTTTGCACAAG TGCAGACGCCACACATGCTTTTCACTGGTCTTGAAGATTACAAGGCAAAGGGAACTCAAGCTGCTCCCTACTTCGCTGTAACTTACTACAATGAATTTGCGGAAAGCAAAGACATGGTGCTTATCCGTGGCGATGTCGTAATGCCCAGCAAACTCAGTGACTCAGAGGCAAAATGGCTTCTGGAGACCACCCAATCATTTTATGTGAACGATACAAGGTATAAGCTGGTTGAACGATTCAACAGACAAACACACGATTTTGAGTTCAAGGATGTCTTGCAAGCATTGGAAATACCCAATCTGTGA
- the LOC18778890 gene encoding peroxidase 19, protein MCFHFTRLHGSCFSFIFQPKGNLSQTNFLSQLLHFYILLHYWHWFFPCPKLHHNPKLQNMPVLTSSSSSSFTYISLSIFLLLILYNTTVICSATTRTKTTHPNRQLSVNYYAKSCPQVEQLIGSITSQQFKESPVSGPATIRLFFHDCFVEGCDASIIISSKQQGNKMLAEKDAPDNKDLREEGFESVRKAKAVVESKCPGVVSCADILAISARDYVHLAGGPYYQVKKGRWDGKISMASKVASNIPQANFTVDQLLKLFSSKGLTLEDLVVLSGAHTFGFAHCQNFVSRLYDYRGSKQPDPVIDPRLLRALRMSCPHYGGNADIVAPFDVTTPFVFDHAYYGNLEAKLGLLASDQALSLDPRTKPIVQALAKDKQKFFQAFAAAMEKMGSIGVKRGRKHGEKRKDCSTHML, encoded by the exons ATGTGTTTCCACTTCACTCGGCTTCACGGGTCctgtttctcttttatttttcaaccgAAGGGTAATTTGTCCCAAACAAACTTCCTCTCCCAACTTCTTCACTTTTATATTCTGCTCCACTATTGGCATTGGTTCTTTCCTTGTCCTAAGCTGCACCATAATCCAAAGTTACAAAACATGCCTGTCCttacctcttcttcttcttcctcttttacATACATTTCTTTGTCCATTTTCTTGCTGCTCATTCTGTACAACACCACTGTCATTTGTTCAGCTACAACCAGGACCAAGACGACTCACCCAAACCGCCAACTCTCTGTTAATTACTATGCCAAATCATGTCCTCAAGTTGAGCAGCTCATCGGCTCCATCACATCCCAACAGTTCAAAGAATCACCTGTTTCCGGCCCGGCAACCATTCGCCTTTTCTTCCATGACTGCTTTGTTGAA GGTTGTGATGCATCGATAATCATAAGCTCAAAGCAGCAGGGGAACAAAATGTTGGCAGAGAAGGATGCACCTGATAACAAGGACCTGAGAGAAGAAGGCTTTGAAAGTGTGAGGAAGGCCAAAGCTGTTGTGGAGAGCAAGTGTCCTGGTGTTGTGTCTTGTGCAGACATACTTGCAATTTCAGCCAGAGATTATGTCCACTTG GCAGGGGGTCCATACTATCAAGTTAAGAAAGGGAGGTGGGATGGGAAAATATCAATGGCCTCAAAAGTGGCCTCAAATATTCCCCAAGCAAATTTCACAGTGGATCAGCTACTCAAACTCTTCAGTTCAAAAGGCCTAACACTTGAAGACCTGGTTGTTCTTTCTGGTGCACATACCTTCGGCTTTGCTCATTGCCAGAACTTTGTAAGCAGGCTCTATGACTACAGGGGATCCAAGCAGCCCGACCCGGTTATCGACCCGAGACTCCTGAGGGCCCTAAGAATGTCATGCCCACATTATGGTGGAAATGCTGACATCGTTGCACCATTTGATGTCACCACACCGTTTGTGTTTGACCATGCCTATTATGGGAACCTAGAGGCTAAGTTGGGCTTGCTAGCATCAGACCAAGCTTTATCTTTGGACCCAAGAACCAAGCCTATTGTCCAGGCGTTGGCAAAAGATAAGCAAAAGTTCTTTCAAGCTTTTGCTGCAGCAATGGAGAAAATGGGCTCAATAGGTgtgaaaagaggaagaaaacatggggagaaaaggaaagactGTAGTACGCATATgttatga
- the LOC18781175 gene encoding D-tyrosyl-tRNA(Tyr) deacylase has translation MYCLPLPLQAPLQLQAHNNVRFQSKPKPIRAMRAVVQRVASASVEVEGRTVSEIGPGLLVLVGLHESDSNSDADYICRKVLNMRLFPNESSGRGWDQNVMHRNYEVLLVSQFTLYGVLKGNKPDFHVAMPPQNAKPFYASLVDSFRNSYKPDAVKDGVFGAMMKVNLVNDGPVTMQIDSQSPKNSNDVIEEQS, from the exons atGTACTGCCTGCCATTGCCATTGCAAGCGCCTCTCCAACTCCAAGCCCACAACAACGTCCGCTTCCAATCGAAACCCAAACCAATCAGAGCGATGAGAGCCGTGGTCCAGCGAGTCGCCTCCGCAAGCGTCGAG GTAGAAGGGCGCACGGTGTCGGAGATTGGGCCGGGTTTGCTGGTCCTGGTGGGCCTCCACGAGTCGGATTCCAACTCCGATGCCGACTACAT atgcCGGAAGGTCTTGAATATGAGGCTGTTCCCAAATGAAAGCTCCGGCAGAGGATGGGACCAAAAC GTAATGCATAGAAATTATGAAGTCTTACTgg TGAGCCAGTTTACATTGTACGGAGTGTTGAAGGGTAACAAGCCAGACTTCCACGTGGCAATGCCGCCCCAGAATGCAAAGCCCTTTTATGCTTCTTTGGTGGATAGCTTCAGAAATTCTTACAAACCAGATGCAGTCAAAG ATGGTGTGTTTGGAGCAATGATGAAG GTTAACTTGGTCAATGATGGACCAGTCACAATGCAGATTGACTCGCAATCCCccaa GAACTCAAATGATGTGATAGAAGAACAATCATAA